The genomic region TGCACAATCTATTATGCTTGGATACAACTCTATTGTGGTTGCTGGAGGAATGGAAAACATGAGTCTTATTCCTCATTACGTTCATATGAGAAATGGTAAGAAATTTGGCCCTGCTACCCTTGAAGATGGAATGCAGAAGGACGGATTAGTAGATGCCTATGATCACAATGCCATGGGTGTATGTGCAGATCTTTGTGCTTCAGAACACGGTTTCTCGAGAGAGGATCAGGATAAATTTGCAGTTCAATCTTACGAAAGATCTGCAAAAGCATGGAAAGAAGGAAAGTTTGACAATGAAGTAGTTCCTGTAGAAGTTCCTCAGAGAAAAGGCGATCCTTTAGTAGTAAAAGAAGATGAAGAATTCAAGAATGTTCGTATGGACAAGATATCTTCTCTTAGACCGGCCTTCTCTAAAGAAGGAACGGTAACTGCTGCCAATGCCTCAACCATTAATGATGGTGCAGGAGCAGTAGTTCTTATGAGCAGAGAGAAAGCTGATGAACTTGGATTGAAACCTTTGGCAACTATAAAAAGCTTTGCTGATGCTGCAACGGAGCCAAAATGGTTCACCACTGCTCCATCAAAGGCTTTACCGAAAGCAATAGACAAGGCAGGTATAAAAATGGATGAAGTTGATTTCTTCGAATTCAATGAAGCATTTTCTGTAGTTGGTTTAGCCAATATGAAAATTTTAGGATTAAACGATAAGAACACCAATGTAAACGGTGGAGCCGTTTCTTTAGGTCATCCACTAGGATGTAGCGGGGTTCGAATTTTAATTACCTTACTTAGCGTATTAGAGCAAAACAACGCGAAAATTGGAGCTGC from Gramella sp. MT6 harbors:
- a CDS encoding acetyl-CoA C-acyltransferase; amino-acid sequence: MNKEVVIVSAARTPIGSFLGSLSSIPATKLGSIAIKGALEKINLKPEMVEEVLMGNVVQAGVGQAPARQASLGAGIPDSVPCTTVNKVCASGMKAVMQGAQSIMLGYNSIVVAGGMENMSLIPHYVHMRNGKKFGPATLEDGMQKDGLVDAYDHNAMGVCADLCASEHGFSREDQDKFAVQSYERSAKAWKEGKFDNEVVPVEVPQRKGDPLVVKEDEEFKNVRMDKISSLRPAFSKEGTVTAANASTINDGAGAVVLMSREKADELGLKPLATIKSFADAATEPKWFTTAPSKALPKAIDKAGIKMDEVDFFEFNEAFSVVGLANMKILGLNDKNTNVNGGAVSLGHPLGCSGVRILITLLSVLEQNNAKIGAAAICNGGGGASAMVIERNS